A region from the Candidatus Zixiibacteriota bacterium genome encodes:
- a CDS encoding tetratricopeptide repeat protein → MVTSSNPSLPDFDSLWNYSKPSETEEKFRELLPRAINSGDTGYQAELLTQIARTLGLQRKFADADSVLDEVQEMLPRAGEQARARYLLERGRVRNSSGNPDKAQPFFEEALEVAQKAALDDYAVDAAHMLAIVAKGEAVMDWNLKALQLAEKSSEPEARRWLGSLYNNIGWTYFDMQKYDSALTLFEKALAFRAEQGQPEQIRIAKWSVAKARRFLGQIDEALSIQRELEKEWAQSGEEQDGYVFEELAECLLIKNDPAAESYFALAYRYLSRDSWLAENEPERLKRLKELGKVE, encoded by the coding sequence ATGGTTACTTCTTCTAATCCGTCGCTTCCCGATTTTGATTCCCTCTGGAATTACAGCAAACCGTCTGAAACCGAGGAGAAATTTCGTGAGCTGCTTCCCCGGGCGATAAACTCCGGCGATACCGGTTATCAGGCGGAACTGCTCACTCAAATCGCCCGAACGCTGGGGCTTCAACGCAAATTTGCCGATGCCGATTCGGTTCTGGATGAGGTTCAAGAGATGCTCCCCCGGGCGGGAGAGCAGGCGCGGGCGCGTTATCTATTGGAGAGGGGACGAGTCCGAAACTCCTCCGGCAACCCCGATAAAGCGCAGCCCTTTTTTGAGGAGGCTCTGGAGGTGGCGCAAAAGGCCGCGCTCGATGATTATGCCGTTGATGCCGCTCATATGCTGGCTATTGTCGCCAAAGGTGAGGCGGTGATGGATTGGAATTTGAAAGCGCTCCAGTTGGCAGAAAAGTCATCGGAACCTGAGGCGCGCAGGTGGCTGGGAAGTCTCTACAATAATATCGGGTGGACTTATTTCGATATGCAAAAATATGACTCCGCCTTGACTCTGTTTGAGAAAGCGCTTGCTTTCCGCGCGGAACAGGGACAGCCAGAACAGATCAGAATCGCCAAATGGTCGGTCGCCAAAGCCAGGCGATTTCTGGGACAGATTGATGAAGCGCTCTCTATTCAGCGCGAACTTGAAAAGGAATGGGCCCAATCCGGTGAAGAGCAGGATGGGTATGTCTTTGAGGAACTGGCGGAGTGTCTTCTCATCAAGAACGACCCGGCCGCCGAGAGTTACTTTGCGCTGGCGTACAGATATCTTTCCCGGGACAGCTGGCTTGCCGAAAATGAGCCGGAACGGCTGAAAAGATTGAAAGAACTGGGTAAGGTAGAATAA
- a CDS encoding tetratricopeptide repeat protein translates to VLLHWISIVYLPALLLYLAYFIGKNNLRRLLEKKGKLIVAGTALSFLLFYALVKWAGPPFWKYAFLPPVTDRFTVDNYTLFSLSHLVDMLNLTILLAPMALAVPLLRWSVRGKEKTAALTPDMTFILVAAVGGLMAAFVIEPKLGMARDWDLMSTLIIGLQLAGIYFWISFFQKRPQFEVATALMILLSVAAFVPWLMLHNSSAGLYRYTLAVSQLDPRHGRTAFFIMKGIMEKQGDAVETERLSLLINRLLPEHALDKEGAALFNRGEYERALSSFDRAIQENPSWYAPYFDKGICLSRMNRWEEALAMFEIADALNPYNSDLYFQIGNIYKVKRDYDKMRQYWQKALSYDRDNWKTFLGYGTYHLDRRQYDSALYYLTLKPDSVYEPEVFYFRGVAWVRKNDTARAVSQFRRYLETGKDPAVRQDILRFLKETGQNY, encoded by the coding sequence CTGTCCTTCTTCATTGGATTAGCATTGTGTACCTTCCGGCCCTCCTGCTTTACCTGGCATACTTCATCGGGAAGAATAATCTGCGGCGCCTGCTGGAGAAGAAGGGAAAACTTATCGTCGCCGGAACCGCCCTCTCATTCCTGCTGTTTTACGCCCTGGTCAAATGGGCCGGACCCCCTTTCTGGAAATACGCCTTCCTTCCGCCGGTAACTGACCGCTTCACTGTTGACAACTATACTCTCTTTTCTCTGAGTCATCTGGTTGACATGCTGAATCTTACAATACTGTTGGCGCCGATGGCGCTGGCGGTGCCGCTCCTCCGCTGGTCGGTGCGAGGGAAAGAAAAAACCGCAGCCTTGACCCCGGATATGACTTTTATTCTGGTGGCGGCTGTTGGCGGACTGATGGCCGCTTTTGTCATTGAGCCGAAACTTGGTATGGCGCGGGATTGGGACTTGATGTCCACCTTGATTATCGGTCTGCAGCTTGCCGGAATATATTTCTGGATTTCTTTCTTTCAAAAAAGACCACAGTTTGAGGTTGCCACGGCGCTTATGATACTTCTTTCAGTCGCCGCTTTTGTTCCCTGGCTGATGCTCCATAATTCCAGCGCCGGGCTTTACCGTTACACTCTGGCGGTGTCGCAACTTGACCCCAGGCATGGCCGCACCGCTTTCTTCATTATGAAAGGTATAATGGAGAAGCAGGGAGACGCCGTCGAAACCGAACGGCTCTCTCTTCTCATCAACCGCCTCTTACCGGAGCATGCTCTCGACAAAGAAGGAGCGGCGCTGTTCAATCGCGGCGAGTATGAGCGCGCTTTATCCAGTTTTGACCGCGCCATACAGGAGAATCCTTCCTGGTATGCCCCTTATTTTGACAAAGGTATCTGTCTCAGCAGGATGAATCGATGGGAGGAAGCCCTGGCGATGTTTGAAATTGCCGATGCCCTCAATCCTTATAACTCCGACCTTTATTTTCAGATCGGAAATATCTATAAAGTCAAAAGAGATTATGATAAAATGCGCCAGTACTGGCAGAAAGCGCTCAGCTATGACCGCGACAACTGGAAAACATTCCTCGGTTACGGCACTTATCACCTTGACCGGCGTCAATACGACTCCGCCCTTTATTATCTCACTCTCAAGCCGGACTCAGTCTATGAGCCGGAGGTTTTCTACTTTCGCGGCGTGGCATGGGTGAGAAAGAACGACACCGCCCGGGCGGTTAGTCAATTTCGCCGATATCTTGAAACCGGCAAAGACCCGGCCGTCCGACAGGATATTTTGAGATTCCTGAAAGAAACCGGGCAAAATTACTGA
- a CDS encoding sodium:solute symporter family protein, protein MSIIDYAIILSYLAGLIILGMRRRAASEESAANFILGGRTLTLPAFVASLVSTWYGGILGVGEYSYKFGLSNWLVFGVPYYLTAFLFALFLARKARRSEALTIPDRLFTTYGKKTAVAGSVIIFLMTLPAAYVLMLAALFQYLFGWPLWLGAVLGTLFSLFYVHLGGFRSVVRTDILQFVLMYLGFIIMTIMLFAEYGGYSFIAARVPETHLTWHGGNPGIYIAVWYFIALATLIEPAFYQRCYAAKSEAVARKGILISIVCWMIFDFMTTSCGLYARALLPDLKDPATSYIALADLMLPVGVMGLFALALLSTVHSTVDSYFFIAASTFGRDIVWRLFPIDENRITHYTRVGLALSAVIAVAAALFFESIIDIWHDFGSVGTPALLIPLFFAFNGKRRMKPRAAFLSIVLSATISLVWLLSRYGTDDGNYWWGIEPIFPGLALSLIFYISGSENDSQSRSVS, encoded by the coding sequence TTGTCGATTATTGATTATGCTATTATCCTGTCGTATCTGGCGGGACTGATAATCCTGGGGATGCGCCGTCGCGCCGCCAGCGAGGAATCGGCGGCGAATTTCATTCTGGGGGGGCGCACCCTGACTCTGCCGGCTTTTGTGGCGTCACTGGTCTCAACCTGGTACGGCGGGATTCTCGGTGTGGGAGAATATTCCTATAAGTTTGGGCTTTCCAACTGGCTGGTATTTGGGGTGCCGTATTACCTGACGGCTTTCCTGTTCGCTCTATTTCTGGCGAGGAAAGCCCGGCGGTCGGAGGCGCTGACGATTCCGGACCGGCTATTCACAACGTACGGAAAAAAGACGGCAGTGGCCGGTTCTGTCATAATCTTCCTTATGACTCTCCCGGCGGCTTATGTTTTGATGCTGGCGGCGCTTTTCCAATATCTGTTCGGATGGCCTCTCTGGCTGGGGGCAGTTCTGGGGACGCTCTTCTCCCTATTCTATGTTCATCTGGGGGGGTTCCGTTCGGTCGTGCGAACCGACATACTGCAGTTTGTCCTGATGTACCTCGGTTTCATCATTATGACCATAATGCTCTTTGCGGAGTATGGCGGGTACAGTTTTATCGCCGCGAGAGTGCCGGAAACCCATCTGACCTGGCATGGCGGGAATCCCGGAATTTATATAGCGGTCTGGTATTTTATCGCTCTGGCGACACTTATTGAGCCGGCGTTCTATCAGCGATGCTATGCCGCCAAGTCGGAAGCGGTCGCGCGAAAAGGAATTCTTATTTCTATAGTTTGCTGGATGATTTTTGACTTTATGACTACCTCATGCGGATTATATGCCCGGGCGCTTCTGCCGGACTTGAAAGACCCGGCGACGTCGTATATCGCCCTTGCCGACCTGATGCTTCCGGTGGGAGTGATGGGACTTTTTGCGCTGGCGCTTCTTTCAACCGTGCATTCGACCGTCGATTCTTATTTCTTCATTGCGGCCTCGACTTTCGGGCGGGATATAGTCTGGAGGCTTTTCCCGATAGATGAAAATAGGATTACTCATTACACTCGAGTCGGGCTGGCGCTTTCGGCTGTTATTGCCGTCGCTGCCGCTCTTTTCTTCGAATCTATTATCGATATCTGGCATGATTTTGGGTCGGTCGGGACGCCGGCGTTATTGATACCGCTGTTCTTTGCTTTTAACGGCAAAAGAAGAATGAAACCGAGAGCGGCGTTTCTGTCGATTGTACTTTCGGCAACAATCTCGCTGGTCTGGCTATTGTCCCGTTACGGCACGGATGATGGAAATTACTGGTGGGGGATTGAGCCGATTTTTCCGGGGCTGGCGCTGTCGCTTATCTTTTATATATCAGGTTCGGAGAACGACAGCCAATCAAGGAGTGTCAGTTAG